From Columba livia isolate bColLiv1 breed racing homer chromosome 27, bColLiv1.pat.W.v2, whole genome shotgun sequence:
cagacagagacaaagaaggcattcggtgactctgccttccctgtatcttctgtcagcagggcacccacctcgttcatcagtggcctacattgcctctgctgttagttttatctgccacggattggaaaaagctcttcctgttgtccttgacccctctcgccaggtttaattctaatgAGGCGTGAGCTTTCCCAGTTGCCTCCCTACGCCCTCTGACAAGAAGTTGTTTGTGGTGTTACTGTACCCTTTAACAGCTTTTCCTTTGCCTAAGACCAGTTTCCTTGATACTGTAACTCAGAGGTATTAGCAACGTGGCAGGCAAGGTGTTTTATATGTGATACTTTGTAATTAACAGTGTATTCTCAAAAAGACAAGTCTTGTTTGATTTTTACAATGCATATTTGTTAAAAGCAAACATAGGTTtagttttgaaaattaattattcaCAAGTAGTACTACCTGAAAAAAGAGGGGAGGGTTTAACTTCTAAGATCAACTACTATCAAGTATTTCATTAGAAATTTGCCTTCTTACAACCAGACCAAAACTGTTACTGTCTAACATATAAAAATTagacaaagaacagaaaaaattgTACCCCAGCAACAGAAAATTGTACCGCAGCAGGCCGCAGCAGCAGAGAAACCTCTGGATAAGGACTACTTCATAAATGAGCTTGTTTAAATACAGAAGCATGAACTGTAATAAAGCCTACCTGTTTATCCAACGCCTCGtcaagtttctgctctctctctttGAGGAGAATTTCACGCTTTAACTCGCAGAGCTTCTCCTGttgtctctccttttcttcacaCAGCATTATtaagttttcttctgctttcttctccagcatggcaagatttttttctgcctattacatccaaaaatatttacaactcAATTAATGCTACATTTAAATCATTAACATATTCTGAATAGCTTAATTAAATTGGCACCAAATTCAGTCTAAATTTTCAAAGCAGGTCACACAGTTTTACTACCATGAACATATTAAGTCACAAAAATCTAACTTTTATGGATCAGAAAGCATAGAATTAAACAATTCCTCAAAATCAACTTATTCTATCTGAAATACCAAACTCTTGACTGAGTCTCACCTTTATTCTTAGGTAAGTTAAAAGCAGTGTCTGAGATTCCAGCTCTTCCATCAGAGAATCACAATCATTTCCCTTCAGGACAGAAAAGAATAGTTTGGTATCTAAACAATCATTTTTTCAACCTCCAAATAAATAACAAAGTCCAATTCATCCCTGGAATCATCATCAACAGCTTGATGGAgaaagtttgggtttttaaataaaacGTGTTAATTGAATATACTTCCTTGTTCTACCACTTTTTGTAATGTTACCAGCAGATTTTTGTAATACTGGTAGAGAACATGAAGTTTCAGCGCTACATTGAATGAAATCTGTAAACGAGGCACTTCAAATTAAGTTGGATCAATGTtagttttccaagaaaaaattccagaaaatatagtctgtttcaaaaagatggacccagtttcaaagcTGTATATTTCATGACAGCAACTTGTTACAATTTGTGCGCTGGGGGAGGCATCTGGCAGTAACCATTGGAAATTCTGTGCCACACACTTTTAAAGTGGGGTGAAATGAAAGCAGTGAGACTCACCTcttctttgggtttttgttgtggcCTTGTATTTCTTTTGCAAGCAGATTTTGAAGCAGAAGTCTTTTTGCGGACGCTTTTATCTGCATCACAACCGAAAAGTTACTGCTCTCTTCTACCAAAGTATATATGCTGGGTCAACATACCATCAGGCTCTCCAAAGGCAAAGATAACTTCAAAATCATTCTGTGTACCAGTAAGGAAGACTTGTGCTCCCTTTCTGGCTCTGATGCTACTCACAAGAAGCTGTGGATCATGTGAGCCTTAAGTAACAGTTACAAATAGATGTGAGATAATTTTCAGAAGAGCTGATAATTTGACACCCATCTATTGTGGGACGGAAGACCTGAGAGTACTTTGGATGATttggtagtgaggtgactgcgaactggctgaagggaagaagccagagtcgtggtcaatggggcagagtccagttgaggcctggatccagtgcagagcctcaggggcagtgctggggccggtattattcaatatattcatcagtgatttggacgagggaatagagtgactgtcagcaagtttgctgatgacaccgagctgggaggagtggtgacactggaagctgtgctgccatcagagacctggacaggctggagagctgggcagggaaacatttaatgaaatagaacaagggcaagtgtcgagtcttgaatctgggcagaacaaccccaggttcagtgtaagttggggaatgacctattagagagcagtgtaggggaaagggacctgggggtcctggggacagcagggtgaccatgagccagcactgggcccttgtggccaggaagccaatgggacctggggtgggttagaagggggtggtcagtaggtcagagaggttctcctgcccctctgctctgccctggggagaccacacctggaatattgtgtccagctgtggcccctcagttccagcaggacagggaactgctgcagagagtccagcacagggcagctttcgaggtcccttccaatccctgacattctgggattctgttcTTTAGTATTTGAAGTTAAACAAAAAGAATAGTGCACCCAAAAGACACTAAAAATCAAGAGGTTAATTTAAACCCTGAACGTCTCAATACCTCTGCTTAAAGACACTGAAATAACATTCACTTTATTTAACAAAATCCCTTTGTGAATATAGTAGAATACAAGGGTTACTTACACattaaaagtaacaaaatatgAAACTGAGTAAGAGTGTGAGCTTACCGCTAATGGCTGAAATATCAAGGTCTGGTCGACTAATTTTGTCTTCATCTAATAAAGTGGACTGCAAGTCACCTTTCTCAAAACTACTCTGACTCGATGAGTGAGAGGCAACATCTGTAGAAAGAAGTTGTTATTAAACTAAAAGAACTAGGACAGATTCTGCACCAGTTCACAATCATTTATGCTTTCACTAATACATGGCAATCTTACACAAACTTTTACACACTTGTTTTACATACGCTGTTTGTATACTCCCTAACTTAACTAGAGATCAGGCAGGTCAGACCGTTATCCTCTTAAACTCGTCACAGTTCAATAATAACCCTCATATATGAAAAGGGAATAATGTTATTTCCTCGGGATTTTCAAGTCAGGGTCTTACCAGAAAATTCTTTTGCAATTattgtaaaagaaataaaaactggaCTGTTTTGCAGAGAGGGATACTATGCAAGGGCATAGTAACAGAATGTTCTAAGTCTTATGCAGAAAGCAAGAGATTTGCTTATTTTACACTTCTTAATGCCACATCAAGTTTCTTAATGCCCTTTGTATACAGATAATAACTAGCAGTGATGTAAGTAGTACAAAATAGCATCTCTTAACATTTTAGAGTCGTTAAGAGTTCCGCAGGTCAGAAATACAAATTCACAAAATAATAGCTTTTAAATTCTGGTAAAACCTACCAGCaggttttttacttttctgaggaAGAGCTGATCTTGGTTTAGTTCCAGAAGATGGTTTAACAACGGACGTTGAAAAGGAACTTGCAGAATTATCCTGACAgtcaagaaagagaaaagacttAACATAAGCAGTAATTATGATCAGAAATATAACTTAACTCCGATTCGAATGCTGACAACAAGCAATTACAGTCCAAGTGTGTCTTCGGTGCTTTGCAAGTCACCTGAGTACAGTCCCAAGTTTCCATCCCAGTCTGCATCTAGTGCTACACCATGACTCATTCATAACGCCAGTGAAGTCATTTTTTGCTTAGTTCTCACTGCCATACACCCGAGCCGCCCCTCAGACCGCTTCTGTCCTTCACTGAGCAACCGCTGAGCCCAACAGCGTGGGTCCAAGTACCTTCTTGGCATCTTTCTTATCGTAGTCCAGGTAGCGAGACTTGACGACTCTTCCTCCTGCAGAAGGAGCACAGGGCGCTCAGCCGGGCCCGGCCCGCGCTTCCCGCCTCGGGTTCCCCCCTCAGCCCACAACCACCTTTCCGCTTATTCTCCGACGCTTCTCCGCGCGCCACCGTAGCACCACTGTCGTTCGCCAGCGCAGACATCCTGCAAAGACAAGAGCGGGAGATGACAACGGCCGCAAACGACGAGGGAGGAGGCGGGCGGGGAGTCGCtgccctccctctctctcaccCTCCCGCCGCCTCAGCCGCCATCCCGTTCGAACTGCGCGCacgcgcggccccgccccgcccttCAGGGGAGGGAGCGGCCGCGCGCGCCCCCTAGCAGCACGGAGGAATGAGAGCAACCCACTCGGGACAGGGGCCACACGGGCACGGCCACTCCCCCGCCGGCGATGCCTCCCACCCGGGCTGCGCCTGCAGAGCCTCTACCACCCCCTCAGCACCAGCGAGCAACGAGAGCCTGACAACGCCTGCAGCATGACTGACCGCAAGCGCTCTTCTTTCGTTTGGTGGGAGGTGGCCACTCTTTGTGGTGAGCCCCACGAAGGCCACGCGAGGGAACTTCTGCCCCGGCGAGCACCAGCAGGACCGCCGCCTCCGCAGCGGGAGCCCTCACAGCGCCGGGAGGCGACGCTCCCAGCTGAGGACCGCACTGCGTTTCTTTGGTTTGTACAATAATACACCCACTCCTGCTTCTCGCCGCAGGGCCCTGCCTCAGAAAGCACCTGGCTCCCGTCGAACACCCGCTCCCGAGCCGCTGGGAGCCGCGGGCGTGGGCGAGGCGGCTGGGCTGGGCCGAGCACCGGCCGCCACAACCCCGGGCGACGCTTCGCGCCTCCCGCCCCGGCGCGTCGCGCGGTCCTGCCGCCGGGCGTAGCGCATGCGCAGTGCGCGCGCGGCGCTGAATGGGCGCCGCCCTGCCTCCCGCTACCCGGAAGTGGCGAGCGGCGGCTCGGCGGGGCCTGTGGCGGGCGGCGGTGCTGGCGCCAGCGCTTCACACACCGGCTGAGGTAAAACGGCAGCGAAGCGCGGCCCTGCGCCCCCGATGGGCCCTCTCTtgccttccttcccctcccctctctcttctccttcccaacGGGTGACAGAGCTCTGTGGTTGTGCCTCCTCAGAGTGAGTGATTTCACGCCCACCCGAGCTCCGGTGTGGTGGGGACCTGTGGGTGGGCGGGAGCCTCCACCGCTCCCCTCAGGAGCCCGGGGGCCGTTCCTCGGGGCGGTGGTGCGCTGCCCCGGGGCCGCGGTGAGGAGCGGGATGAAGCCGTGGGGTGTCTGGTTCCCTGCGTGGGCTCGTAGCGGGCGGGATGATGGAGGTGTTGCCGCCGACTCGTTTTGCATCTGGAAAGCTGGACGTACCCTGAGGGAAGGAACAAACCTGAGCTGCACCGCCCGGCTCCCCGGGGTTCGCACAGCAACACCGGGCAGGGCGCGATGTTCACAGCTTCCACCTCCAGCTTTGCCGATCTGCTTTTCCAACAGCCTGTAAACTTTTGTGCAAATATCTCAGCATCTTTCGAAAAGCTCGTTAAAGCTctattttgtttgggtttttttgttttatttttgggcGACTCTTTATatcagtgctgctgctgtgttgaTTCGTGCTTTCTCACGGGGACCAGCGCTACCTAATACACGCTTCTGGTTGTTTGTGTCTTGGTAGTGCTGTGTCTTTTTGCAAAGTTTGCATTTGTGGTCTCTGGAAAGTAAAACTTTTTAAAGCTGGGAACTTCTTTTTGTTACGTGTTTGTAGACTAAGCACAGCAGAGTTCCATCCCCATTTGTGACTATTGTGGCCGTATGGTTGATGTAGGTGTGTGCAATCCTAATGTGAGGTGACTTATCAGTAGAATTTTTAGCCTTGTTTTCTATTACTCTGTGTTTTAGCAAAATTCTTACCCAACTTTATTTGCAAGTCCTGTTTGTGAAAAGTGAGAAGTACTTTGCTTGCAAGTGCATTCAGTTTTTGATTTTGCCTTCTGGAAATGGGTGGCAGCGCAGCAAAGGGCTGGAGATGATCTCAGGCTTCTGGCAGATGCAATTAGCCTTTCAAAGATGTCATCAGCACCCTCCACATTTCTAGTGGTATTTTGACACATGTACGGTGTGCTGATGAGctcccttttttcttaattcacaCAAGTTCAACCTaaagtttcattaaaatatttcttatgcAGCACTAGACCaatgagatttttttacttcctttgctGATAGCTGTGATGTTATTGAGGATAAAATGAAGAAGACTACAAAAGGTGATAGAATAGCCTCCGAGGTTCTTTTGGCTTATGCTCTTTGCCGCTAACACTCAGGTTTTTTAGCCTTCATTCCCTGTTTTCTCAACAAGGCcacattttcatttcctctgaATCACACTCGAGCGCATCTCTCACTCTGACATCATGCTGTTTGTAAGGTAATGACATGGTGTAGAGCTCCAGTGTCGCTGGCAGCCTGATAAGGGATCCTGGCAGCCTGATAAGGGATCCTCggctggagctgaaatgctGGGTCTGAGTCACCGAGAGGAAGCCCAGGTCTGAGCTCAGGTGCTTTGGGGACGGAGGTTGGGATCAGGCTctcaggggctgcagggagcagagagaaGCTAGAACTGCCTGTAACAAAGGTAattgctttgactttttttcctcaatttcACTGCATTACTTGCATTGCAATCTCACTTCTACTTTGTGACGCAGTCTGTGGCAGTAACTTCTCTGGCAGGGTTGATTACAAAGAAATGTGTTGTGAATTTGCATGCTCTGCTGAGAACTACACCTTTTGGAGCAGAAAGGGCCAAGagctttaattaaataaaaccagGGTTCTAAAGTTGTTTAGTCCAGAAGAGTTGTTGATGGCCAGTAAAATTACTGAAGTATTACTAGGTTGCTAAGCCATTTTCAGGTAATCTACGGATGTCGTGATTAccgggaaaaaaaaattaaaattaattatgctGAACTAGTGGCAACTGTGTGTCCTTCTGACATAAGGTAAGGCCTTTGTGTCACCTGTAACACACAGTTAATTGTGGAAATTTTGGGGTGTATCTGTAGCCTGTTATCTTGCTGGAAATTCCTTGCTTTGGAAACCAAGGGTAAGTAATAGCTGACTATGTCTGAGGTTGCTGAATGTTTTCCGTTTGATCACACAGAGGACAGAGGGGTCTCTCTTGGGGATGGTCGTTGGCGACTCTGGTATTCAAGAATATTAGAGGTCAAGGACTCATGatatgtttctggttttgtgttgaAAATGACTTGATGAACAACGGGAGAAGCTTGAGTCTCTCATTTTGAGGAATGCAGCACTGGAAATGTacatgaaaatatgaagaactGGAATATTATAAAGTTCATCCTCAACAATTTTGCTGTAATGGTGGCTTTCCTTTTTTAGCTTCACTATGATTCATTGACTAAATATGTGGCTTCAAATTATGGCCTTATTTAAACTAAACAGATACCCTGCGCTGATTGGGGCAAAGTTCTAGAATTTTACTATGCTATTAAGTGGGCAATGTTGCCTTTAATGcgtattaaaaaattaattgacATAATGGAGACTTGAAAACACTTAGAAAATGCTGTGAGATTACCACATAAAATTGGAATTTTTGGGTTTCTATTTCTATTAACGTCTGAGCAAAAAGTAAAATCACAAATTTATCATAAATTACGTAGCCTACTACATTTCCTCTACAAAGCATTGAAGTAGTTACCTGAAGTGTTGCCCTACTTGGTGATTTAAGTGACAAgtattgtatgattctatgaaatttgTCTAGCACTATTCCAGATTTACTCCTCTTCCATCTCATTTGAAATAGATCCTGTTAAATTACATTACTGGCACAATGAGACCACTGTCACAAGGGTGCAAATCATATATCACTATATCTATCCTTGGAACACTGCAGCTGTTGTCCCGTTTGTGCCCACAGAATTAATACAGTCTAACGTTTGGGACAAAAGGTTAGAATCAGAAGCTTTGCATGTCTGACTTCTTTGGACATTTTTTGTCTTGCCCAAGTCTGTGTTTGCATCTGTGAAACAGGCCTATGGTGAAAAATGACGCTTTATTGTGTTCTGTAGGTGCTGATGACTGAACTTAGTAAATTCTAATTGCTGTGAAGGTGTATACTTTTGTGTTACAAAAGGCTTGTgcaaagtaaaacattttaaggaaaacagGAAGGAGTCCGAATGTGAAGCCTAAAATTAGTTGATGTGCACCTAGTGCCAGCTTCTGCCTCCCACTTATGAAATTCTCTGACAcacagctttgttttttccccacgtGTTGGAAAGGAGCTGCTTATGAGAAAGGGTATTGAAAGAAATCGAGGTAACTTTGCAGAATTTCCATCGTCAGAAAGAACCTGGCGGTGGTGGCTGGGCTGCTGTTCTCCTGAGCTGGCTGGTTTGCATGCTGACCTCTATGGTTTCATTATTACCTTCTactcttgtatttttcttccagtattCTTCGCACCTGGATTCAGGGTTGTGCTTCCTCAATGAGCCAAATTACATCgaataaatatttcaattgCTTAGGAATTCCCTAAGTTATTGGAGATCATATAGTTAGAAGGTATCATTGTAATCACCTGTTCAGACCACTTTTGACATGAATGAGagggggctggccacttggggagaatatcaggctgttgtcagagggcgTAGGGAGGTAACTGGGAAAGCtcaggcctccttagaattaaacctggcgagaggggtcaaggacaacaggaagagctttttccaatccgtggcagataaaactaacagcagaggcaacGTAggccactgatgaacgaggtgggtgccctgctgacagaagatacagggAAGGCAGAGTCACCGAATGCCTTGTCTCTGTAgagacaagtgtagagtcttgcatctgggtaggaacaacccctgACCTTAGCTGAATACTGGGACTCATTAGGTAACCAGCTTATAATTTGTTCAGTGTATGCTCCTTTGCTTTTATGTTCCAATTTGTGGGTTGAAATATTGTTTAGTATGAAGTCAGAGGTATACCAAAGTCTGTCTCTTTTAGAGCGGTATTATCGTCAAAGAAATTTGATATCCTTTCTAAGACAATAACAAGTAGTTGGAGACCAGTAAGTTTTCCTCAAACCTCCGTAGTGACTAGATATTCTTATTCTGATTCTTGGATAGAAGAATTTAAGCATcatattatttcttcttgcagtCACATAGTGCATTTTCAGCTAGATAAACTGCGTGACAAAAGCAGAATTGGTTAAAAGGCATTAGCAGTAATTGAGCGCTACTCTTCCTTAAATGACTTTTAg
This genomic window contains:
- the HAUS8 gene encoding HAUS augmin-like complex subunit 8 isoform X2; its protein translation is MAAEAAGGMSALANDSGATVARGEASENKRKGGRVVKSRYLDYDKKDAKKDNSASSFSTSVVKPSSGTKPRSALPQKSKKPADVASHSSSQSSFEKGDLQSTLLDEDKISRPDLDISAISDKSVRKKTSASKSACKRNTRPQQKPKEEGNDCDSLMEELESQTLLLTYLRIKAEKNLAMLEKKAEENLIMLCEEKERQQEKLCELKREILLKEREQKLDEALDKQMEVLSPLVPVCEQFKEQYKSFAVSLDATRHELPIKNIHIEGDMLTYLDELRKQLTITQELVSEVMPSCAGDGAETFRVLEDLKEVSQKLDKELQRSFKQVQNLSFEVSKEVSLHNQRICEEKHGLDVVKRWYFD
- the HAUS8 gene encoding HAUS augmin-like complex subunit 8 isoform X1; translated protein: MSALANDSGATVARGEASENKRKGGRVVKSRYLDYDKKDAKKDNSASSFSTSVVKPSSGTKPRSALPQKSKKPADVASHSSSQSSFEKGDLQSTLLDEDKISRPDLDISAISDKSVRKKTSASKSACKRNTRPQQKPKEEGNDCDSLMEELESQTLLLTYLRIKAEKNLAMLEKKAEENLIMLCEEKERQQEKLCELKREILLKEREQKLDEALDKQMEVLSPLVPVCEQFKEQYKSFAVSLDATRHELPIKNIHIEGDMLTYLDELRKQLTITQELVSEVMPSCAGDGAETFRVLEDLKEVSQKLDKELQRSFKQVQNLSFEVSKEVSLHNQRICEEKHGLDVVKRWYFD